A single region of the Corallincola holothuriorum genome encodes:
- the yccS gene encoding YccS family putative transporter — MLRTSIINSISQTWHTWWANERFNYSLRTLISLLGVVIPCWYFQAMDAVTPMVLGVIAAALSETEDSFGGKLRQTTMMLFCFALASFSIEYLFDRPWLFAAGLCISSFGFIMLGAIGGRYASIGFASLLLAVYTMLGAHLTQDLLSQPVLLLLAAGWHRGLSLIWHALWPNQSVQQGLARVYRKLRVYLQLKARLFEPVSGFSSHQRRLDLARFNSELVTELNQTKDNLLNRVRQGRSGQAAYRFLKLYFVAQDIHERAASSHYRYDELGETFRHSDILFRFQLLINRQAGACRKLAKAILNRKRYEHDVEVTQALDDAKQSLNYLRSQMNPEWRVQLASLKFLLRNLSTIEHQLANSNNPDVETDNDISLKDYEAHTLGEMWRRLWGAMTPKAQVFRHAVRLSLALTLGYGIVQGLGLERGYWILLTVLFVCHPNFSATRKRVSERMAGTVAGLLIGVPLLYLFPGQEGQLVLMLIFGVAFFATRTLHYGVATTCITLLVLLCFSQLGEGFAVILPRLGDTLVGCLIAALAVRYILPDWQSRHLLGKMAAAVDANRGYLSQVIAQYRIGKRDNLAYRSARRAAHNRDSELSAAISSMLKEPGRFRKAENESFRMLVLNHALLGYISALGAHRNRLGDHQVHLLVNQAHDSIYDRLEIVSQILSHTVQLPIQEVESGLELRLGRLRDSGDDVTSMVLQQLFMIHRMLDEMTQLAMEIAGCDQRTPTVDTAEVNVS; from the coding sequence TTGCTGAGGACCTCCATTATTAACAGCATTTCGCAGACATGGCACACCTGGTGGGCTAATGAGCGCTTTAATTACAGCCTGCGCACACTGATCTCCTTGCTTGGGGTCGTCATCCCTTGTTGGTATTTTCAGGCGATGGATGCGGTGACGCCCATGGTGCTTGGGGTGATCGCTGCCGCGTTGTCGGAAACCGAAGATAGCTTTGGAGGCAAGTTACGTCAGACCACCATGATGCTGTTCTGCTTTGCTCTGGCGTCGTTTTCTATCGAGTACTTATTTGATCGGCCCTGGTTGTTCGCAGCAGGGCTCTGCATCTCCAGTTTTGGTTTTATTATGTTGGGGGCGATTGGTGGGCGCTATGCCAGTATCGGTTTTGCGTCACTGTTGCTGGCGGTCTATACCATGCTGGGAGCGCACCTTACGCAGGATCTGCTTAGCCAACCAGTATTGTTATTGTTGGCCGCAGGTTGGCACCGAGGACTGTCTTTAATTTGGCATGCGTTATGGCCTAACCAATCGGTGCAGCAGGGGTTGGCACGTGTCTATCGTAAGCTGAGAGTGTACTTGCAGTTGAAAGCTCGGCTGTTTGAACCTGTCAGCGGTTTCTCTTCCCATCAACGACGGTTGGATTTAGCGCGCTTTAATAGTGAGCTGGTGACCGAGCTTAACCAGACCAAGGATAACTTGCTTAATCGGGTGAGGCAGGGGAGATCAGGGCAAGCAGCTTACCGTTTTCTCAAACTCTATTTTGTTGCTCAAGATATTCATGAACGGGCGGCGTCTTCTCATTATCGCTACGATGAACTTGGTGAGACGTTTCGGCATTCCGATATTTTGTTTCGCTTTCAACTGTTAATAAATCGCCAAGCAGGTGCGTGCCGTAAGTTGGCGAAGGCGATCCTGAATCGTAAGCGTTACGAACATGATGTTGAAGTGACACAAGCACTCGATGATGCCAAGCAATCACTTAATTACCTGCGCAGTCAGATGAACCCAGAATGGCGCGTTCAGCTGGCATCATTAAAGTTCTTATTAAGAAACCTGTCGACGATTGAACATCAGTTAGCCAACTCGAACAACCCTGATGTTGAGACTGATAACGATATTAGCCTCAAGGATTATGAAGCACACACTCTCGGTGAGATGTGGCGTCGGTTGTGGGGCGCGATGACGCCAAAAGCGCAGGTGTTTCGTCATGCGGTACGCTTGTCGCTGGCGCTCACACTGGGCTATGGCATAGTTCAGGGGTTAGGTTTAGAGCGCGGTTACTGGATCTTGCTAACCGTGCTGTTTGTTTGCCACCCGAACTTCAGTGCCACCCGTAAGCGGGTGAGTGAGCGAATGGCCGGCACCGTGGCTGGCTTGCTGATCGGTGTCCCCTTGCTTTACTTGTTTCCTGGACAAGAGGGGCAGCTGGTATTGATGTTGATATTTGGTGTTGCTTTCTTTGCGACTCGAACCCTGCATTATGGTGTGGCGACCACCTGTATAACCCTGTTGGTATTACTCTGTTTCAGCCAGTTGGGAGAGGGCTTTGCGGTCATATTGCCGCGTCTGGGAGACACTTTGGTGGGCTGTCTGATCGCAGCGTTGGCGGTTCGCTATATTCTGCCTGATTGGCAGTCGAGGCACCTGCTTGGAAAAATGGCAGCGGCAGTGGATGCCAACCGTGGTTATCTTAGTCAGGTGATCGCGCAATATCGGATCGGCAAACGGGACAACCTTGCTTATCGTAGCGCCCGCCGTGCAGCGCATAACCGTGATTCCGAGTTGTCGGCAGCTATTAGCAGTATGTTGAAAGAGCCGGGACGTTTCCGTAAAGCGGAGAACGAGAGCTTTCGCATGTTGGTACTAAATCATGCCTTGCTCGGCTATATTTCGGCGTTGGGCGCGCACCGTAATCGTTTGGGTGATCACCAAGTACATCTGCTGGTAAATCAGGCTCATGATTCTATTTATGACCGTCTCGAGATTGTCAGCCAGATTTTAAGTCATACGGTCCAACTGCCTATCCAAGAGGTGGAAAGTGGTCTGGAGCTTAGATTAGGACGGTTACGAGATAGTGGCGATGATGTCACCAGCATGGTGTTACAGCAGTTATTTATGATCCATCGAATGCTGGATGAGATGACCCAGCTGGCGATGGAGATTGCAGGGTGTGATCAGCGTACCCCAACGGTAGATACGGCTGAGGTTAACGTTTCTTAA
- the pdsR gene encoding proteobacterial dedicated sortase system response regulator, translated as MGRQIAIVEDEIAIAENYRDALERMGYQVKIYSDRLSALDAFRQRLPDLAIIDVGLGEEVEGGFDLCRDLRSLAPALPIVFLTARDSELDVISGLRLGADDYLTKDISLPHMLARIVALFRRIDALQKPTQPDAQLVRGDLNIDSERMTVLWQTQMIDLTLTEFWITHALAKHPGHVRNRQQLMDAANVVLDNNTITSHIKRIRKKFQQIDPSFDAIETAYGMGYRWRTAS; from the coding sequence ATGGGTCGCCAAATCGCTATCGTAGAAGATGAAATTGCGATAGCAGAAAACTATCGGGATGCGCTGGAACGCATGGGCTATCAAGTCAAAATATATAGCGACCGACTGTCAGCATTAGACGCCTTTCGTCAACGTCTACCAGATCTCGCGATCATCGATGTGGGACTAGGAGAAGAGGTGGAAGGCGGCTTTGATCTTTGCCGTGATCTGCGCAGCTTGGCACCCGCACTCCCCATTGTCTTTCTCACTGCCCGCGACAGCGAGCTGGACGTGATCTCCGGCCTGCGTTTAGGTGCTGATGACTACCTGACCAAAGATATCAGCTTGCCGCATATGCTCGCTCGTATCGTTGCCCTGTTTCGCCGCATCGATGCCTTACAGAAGCCGACTCAACCCGACGCTCAATTAGTTCGTGGCGATCTAAATATCGACAGCGAACGGATGACCGTATTGTGGCAAACCCAAATGATCGACCTGACGCTGACCGAGTTCTGGATCACCCATGCATTGGCAAAGCATCCCGGCCATGTTCGCAATCGTCAGCAGCTAATGGATGCCGCTAATGTGGTACTCGATAACAATACCATCACCTCCCATATCAAACGGATCCGCAAGAAATTCCAGCAGATTGACCCCTCCTTTGATGCCATAGAAACCGCATATGGCATGGGCTACCGCTGGCGCACGGCGTCATGA
- a CDS encoding PEP-CTERM sorting domain-containing protein: MNMLKRYAKAGLAAAAIFFSGSSVASVITPDAGWYGFCFGDVGSSAYEGCQNQGVGTVGNIIELTLTDAAWLKVTDGFNIGDMFDVYVDSALAFTTSLPGQGSELVDPDALFASGYYSAGSMLLEAGSYAIEIFAAASPFGGGGAYVEVESAVAVPAPATLAILGLALGGLGFARRSKS, encoded by the coding sequence ATGAATATGCTGAAAAGATATGCAAAAGCAGGATTGGCCGCGGCTGCCATTTTTTTCTCAGGCTCTAGCGTTGCTAGTGTGATCACGCCAGACGCGGGTTGGTACGGCTTCTGTTTCGGTGATGTGGGCAGTTCAGCCTATGAAGGCTGTCAAAATCAGGGTGTTGGTACTGTTGGTAACATCATTGAATTGACGCTAACTGATGCAGCTTGGTTGAAAGTGACTGATGGCTTCAATATCGGCGATATGTTCGATGTTTATGTTGATTCCGCTTTAGCATTCACTACATCATTGCCTGGTCAAGGCTCCGAGCTTGTTGATCCTGATGCTCTGTTTGCCAGTGGCTATTACAGTGCAGGTAGTATGCTTTTGGAAGCCGGTAGTTATGCTATTGAGATCTTCGCGGCGGCATCACCTTTTGGCGGCGGCGGTGCCTATGTTGAAGTTGAGTCAGCTGTTGCTGTGCCAGCGCCAGCGACCCTTGCTATTCTTGGTTTAGCCCTTGGCGGTCTTGGTTTTGCGAGACGCAGCAAGTCATAG
- a CDS encoding OmpA family protein yields MKNTTLIAAALTAALTSATAMAQDAEPQYTEAKQAGTIFTTTVTGLAAGGPIGAFAGLLAGAWVNYNIEEADNAVVLSNDLETAQAQLSQTESLLAQQRQQLVALQANLAQSETLTAQYAQQMLDQLQLTMLFKTNKSDLTDSAKNRLSLLAQYLTRNPEMQIRLDGYADPRGNADYNLQLSQARIDAVAQQLYDAGVAPERITSQSHGATLSSATKGDYDAYALERMVSIELTKGDNVSVAKMNYRK; encoded by the coding sequence ATGAAAAACACTACTTTGATCGCCGCTGCCCTGACTGCTGCTTTAACTTCTGCAACAGCCATGGCACAAGACGCTGAACCACAGTACACCGAAGCTAAACAAGCGGGCACTATATTTACCACCACAGTGACGGGTCTTGCCGCTGGCGGTCCTATTGGTGCGTTTGCGGGCCTGTTGGCGGGTGCCTGGGTTAACTACAACATCGAAGAGGCCGATAATGCCGTGGTGTTGAGTAATGATCTAGAAACCGCACAAGCGCAGTTAAGCCAAACAGAATCTCTCCTCGCACAGCAGCGTCAGCAGTTGGTTGCGTTACAAGCTAACTTGGCACAAAGCGAAACACTGACAGCACAATACGCGCAGCAGATGCTTGATCAGTTACAACTGACGATGCTGTTTAAGACCAATAAAAGTGATTTGACTGACTCCGCTAAGAATCGCTTGTCGCTGCTAGCGCAATACCTGACTCGTAACCCTGAGATGCAGATCCGACTTGATGGCTATGCCGATCCCCGTGGTAATGCAGACTATAACTTGCAGCTTTCTCAAGCACGTATTGATGCTGTTGCTCAACAACTGTATGACGCAGGTGTAGCGCCAGAACGCATCACCAGTCAAAGTCACGGTGCGACACTGTCATCGGCAACCAAAGGCGACTATGACGCTTATGCTTTAGAGCGCATGGTAAGCATTGAGTTGACCAAGGGTGACAATGTTAGCGTGGCAAAAATGAACTACCGCAAGTAG
- a CDS encoding metal-dependent hydrolase, with protein sequence MFIAHLPAGYLLAKFFISKAEVKRRLDSTVCSNSGERADKLLSYSSWRRLFFAAALIGAIAPDLDLVWFYLVDNGSVHHHAYWTHYPLFWGAALCLCGLWCRYSSTPFARVLGIFALCGFMHLILDSVAGDIRWLAPMSDMGFSLVTIPANYRVWWFNFLFHWTFLLEVAITAIALGCFLLSRLSAFQAAAERHQQRAHRNALVPLPTEQGGDR encoded by the coding sequence ATGTTTATTGCACATCTACCGGCCGGATATCTGTTGGCCAAGTTTTTTATCAGCAAAGCAGAAGTGAAACGCCGACTTGATAGCACTGTGTGTTCCAACAGTGGTGAACGCGCTGATAAGCTGCTGAGTTACTCGTCTTGGCGCCGATTGTTTTTCGCGGCAGCATTAATTGGCGCTATCGCTCCAGACCTTGATCTTGTTTGGTTCTATTTAGTCGATAATGGCAGTGTGCATCACCATGCTTATTGGACACATTACCCTTTGTTTTGGGGCGCTGCCTTGTGCCTTTGTGGTTTGTGGTGTCGATACTCTTCTACACCATTTGCAAGGGTGCTTGGCATTTTTGCCCTTTGCGGATTTATGCACTTAATATTGGACAGCGTGGCGGGGGATATCCGCTGGTTGGCGCCGATGAGTGATATGGGTTTTTCTCTGGTAACTATTCCTGCTAATTATCGCGTTTGGTGGTTTAATTTTTTGTTTCATTGGACGTTTTTGTTAGAGGTTGCCATTACAGCTATCGCGTTGGGCTGTTTTTTATTGTCCAGATTGAGCGCCTTTCAGGCGGCAGCTGAACGGCACCAGCAACGCGCTCATCGCAACGCTCTGGTTCCTTTGCCTACTGAGCAGGGGGGGGATCGCTAA
- a CDS encoding TetR/AcrR family transcriptional regulator yields the protein MAKTIKYDRAAVVEKATNLYWEKGFHATSMRNLQDVIDMRPGSIYACFGSKEGLFKEALQHYAAMSLQQLQACKSAPSPINALKAFIKIAVIESQQVAPSGMCMLAKTIAELTDANADLLAEAKRLLRDVEAEFAEVIKAAKAHNEISESADPEQLARYIQIQLMGLRTYVRANDSSIPMAELIDEMFANAPFNA from the coding sequence ATGGCAAAAACCATTAAATACGACAGAGCAGCCGTGGTAGAAAAAGCCACCAACCTTTATTGGGAAAAAGGCTTCCACGCAACATCAATGCGTAATCTGCAGGATGTCATTGATATGCGCCCTGGCAGTATTTATGCCTGCTTCGGCAGCAAAGAAGGGTTGTTTAAAGAAGCGCTACAGCATTACGCTGCGATGAGCTTGCAGCAACTGCAAGCATGTAAATCCGCCCCCTCACCTATTAACGCGCTGAAAGCGTTCATTAAAATAGCCGTGATTGAAAGCCAGCAAGTCGCACCCAGTGGCATGTGTATGCTAGCAAAAACCATCGCCGAACTGACTGATGCCAACGCAGATCTGCTGGCAGAAGCAAAGCGTTTACTGCGTGATGTAGAAGCCGAGTTCGCAGAAGTGATAAAAGCGGCGAAGGCACACAATGAGATCAGTGAGTCTGCAGATCCCGAACAGTTGGCGCGCTATATTCAGATCCAGTTGATGGGATTACGCACCTATGTGCGGGCGAACGATAGCAGTATTCCGATGGCTGAGCTGATCGACGAGATGTTTGCCAACGCTCCTTTTAACGCCTAA
- a CDS encoding ATP-binding protein: MKLKRQLLVASLFMLALPWAGCQYVKETESALRAGQLQALEATGQAVVALLAQQDWQLDTPTYQHESTVLESDADPVKKQTDHPSLFAPERPWRIIMDGYPDEWQSMPVRRLQHDDFAANLRLFTRKDRLYMLLEVEDRQRLYFDPTRGTANNGDHLVIRNGHGRDYLLAASAPGEMIARYQQGNRTRYQREIAGYWLDTSKGYNIELSMPLSLVNGRLGLYLVNASPLASAQQHLSHYEFSAQSLPPRLITTNIRLTQALELFTHAGLEMRVVDNQGWQRATAGEIDLSGYQASGSAPSHGALRALYRAILQRPPMPPKNESSLFGQWQTSDLSQAQDGHITKGWYQQSSQQDRSLLSVALPIPSPKGVTAGVLVLEQSSESYLSLTDRAFGRLFLASSLALLIGASGLFGYASWLSWRIRKLNQATQQVFDSNGQFNGDSKTRGFQISRANDEIGDLSRSYGELLERVQQYTDYLQTLSRKLSHELRTPLAVVHSSLDNLTLQADERATKSTDESDRQMYQLRAKQGANRLSHLLTAMSEASRLEESISHGDAEMEKLDLAIMFTELTAAYNDIYQNHKINLQTDTPPLVALISPELIVQMMDKIVDNAVGFAPIESEILITLQRTEKSILICVENKGPLLPKKMQHQLFDNMVSMRDKKAADDSTHLGLGLHIVRLIVEHHQGKANAENLSDNSGVRFTISLPH; this comes from the coding sequence ATGAAGTTAAAACGCCAATTGCTGGTGGCCAGTCTGTTTATGTTGGCCCTCCCGTGGGCAGGCTGCCAATACGTGAAAGAGACCGAGTCCGCATTGAGAGCCGGCCAGCTGCAGGCATTAGAAGCCACAGGTCAGGCCGTGGTGGCACTATTAGCGCAACAAGACTGGCAATTAGATACGCCAACCTATCAACACGAAAGCACAGTTTTAGAGAGCGACGCTGATCCCGTTAAGAAACAAACTGACCATCCTTCCCTGTTTGCACCTGAACGACCTTGGCGGATCATCATGGATGGCTACCCTGACGAATGGCAGAGCATGCCCGTCAGACGCCTGCAACATGATGATTTTGCCGCCAATCTGAGACTATTTACCCGCAAAGATCGTCTTTATATGCTGTTAGAAGTTGAAGATCGTCAACGGCTGTATTTTGATCCTACCCGCGGTACAGCAAATAACGGTGATCACCTGGTGATCCGCAACGGTCATGGCCGTGACTATCTGCTCGCAGCCAGCGCTCCCGGCGAGATGATTGCGCGCTACCAACAAGGCAACCGCACTCGCTACCAAAGAGAGATTGCCGGATATTGGTTAGATACCAGCAAAGGTTACAATATCGAGCTATCTATGCCGCTATCACTCGTCAACGGCAGATTAGGGCTCTATTTGGTAAATGCATCACCATTAGCATCAGCGCAACAGCATCTAAGTCATTATGAGTTCAGCGCTCAGTCACTCCCGCCACGACTGATCACCACAAACATTAGACTAACCCAGGCATTAGAGCTATTTACCCACGCAGGATTAGAGATGCGTGTTGTTGATAACCAAGGATGGCAACGGGCGACAGCTGGAGAAATCGATCTCAGTGGCTATCAGGCGAGTGGTTCTGCGCCAAGCCACGGCGCACTGCGGGCACTGTATCGAGCCATACTACAACGCCCTCCAATGCCACCAAAGAACGAATCATCCCTATTTGGCCAATGGCAAACCAGTGATCTCTCTCAAGCCCAAGATGGCCATATAACCAAAGGCTGGTATCAACAGTCCAGCCAACAAGATCGCAGTCTGCTGAGCGTCGCGCTGCCAATCCCCTCACCAAAAGGAGTGACCGCGGGCGTCCTGGTATTAGAGCAAAGCAGCGAAAGCTATCTATCGCTGACAGATCGAGCGTTCGGGCGGCTCTTCTTAGCTAGCAGTCTAGCGCTGCTCATCGGTGCCAGCGGCCTGTTTGGCTATGCCAGTTGGCTCAGCTGGCGAATTAGAAAGCTCAATCAAGCCACCCAGCAGGTTTTCGACAGCAATGGTCAATTCAACGGCGACTCGAAAACGCGGGGCTTCCAGATCAGTCGTGCCAACGATGAGATCGGTGATCTCAGCCGCAGTTATGGCGAACTGTTAGAGCGCGTCCAGCAATACACTGACTATTTACAAACCTTATCGAGAAAACTTTCCCATGAGTTAAGAACACCATTGGCGGTAGTGCACTCCTCGTTGGACAACCTGACACTGCAAGCCGATGAACGGGCGACAAAGAGCACAGATGAAAGCGATCGTCAGATGTACCAACTGCGCGCTAAACAGGGCGCTAACCGGCTTAGCCACTTATTAACGGCAATGAGTGAAGCCAGCCGTTTAGAAGAAAGCATTAGCCACGGTGACGCTGAGATGGAAAAATTAGATCTGGCGATCATGTTCACAGAGTTAACAGCAGCATATAACGATATTTATCAGAACCATAAGATCAATCTGCAAACAGATACCCCCCCCTTAGTGGCACTGATATCCCCCGAGCTTATCGTCCAGATGATGGATAAGATCGTCGACAATGCGGTCGGCTTTGCACCGATAGAGAGTGAGATACTCATTACGCTTCAACGCACTGAAAAATCAATTCTTATCTGCGTCGAGAACAAAGGGCCTCTGCTACCCAAAAAGATGCAACATCAGTTATTCGACAATATGGTGAGCATGCGAGACAAAAAAGCCGCAGACGACAGCACTCACTTAGGTTTAGGCTTACATATTGTTCGGCTGATAGTGGAACATCATCAGGGTAAAGCAAATGCGGAGAACTTGTCTGATAACAGCGGCGTCAGATTTACTATCTCTTTGCCCCACTGA
- a CDS encoding carboxymuconolactone decarboxylase family protein: MSHFKIHDIESAPEASKPLLDKSLKAFGMVPNLHGVLAEAPGLLQAYQQLHELFANSSFDAEELTVVWQTINVEHGCTYCVPAHTGIAHGMKVDPALTEALRNRDAMPTAKLQVLHDTTLSVVRNRGHLSEEEMTAFFAAGYGQRQLLEIVLGLSQKVISNYTNHLAKTPVDKVFEKFAW, from the coding sequence ATGAGTCATTTTAAGATTCACGATATCGAGTCAGCGCCAGAAGCCAGTAAGCCTTTGTTGGATAAATCACTTAAAGCGTTTGGTATGGTGCCTAACCTCCATGGTGTATTGGCCGAAGCGCCAGGCCTGTTACAGGCATATCAGCAACTGCATGAGCTGTTTGCGAATTCGTCGTTTGATGCTGAAGAGCTGACGGTAGTCTGGCAAACCATCAATGTAGAGCACGGGTGTACCTACTGTGTGCCTGCGCACACCGGGATTGCACATGGGATGAAAGTCGACCCTGCATTGACGGAAGCACTGCGTAACCGTGATGCGATGCCAACGGCGAAACTACAGGTGTTACATGATACGACACTGAGTGTGGTGCGTAACCGTGGCCATCTATCTGAAGAAGAGATGACAGCGTTTTTTGCTGCAGGCTATGGTCAACGTCAACTGCTTGAAATTGTATTGGGCTTATCGCAGAAGGTGATTAGCAATTACACCAATCATTTGGCAAAAACTCCCGTTGATAAAGTGTTTGAAAAATTTGCTTGGTAG
- a CDS encoding VanZ family protein translates to MRFRVNSLVINKLLFVSFLCFICWIIYLANTGGHSLFFTLVRSFPYGDKVGHFGLFGMLTLLANMATKNAMFTLANMRCLWASAVIVVLVTLEELSQHFLSHRNLDLYDWLADMAGISCFSLLNLYVANKFRCGKDVNSTKLNRE, encoded by the coding sequence ATGCGATTTAGGGTGAATTCATTGGTCATCAACAAGCTGCTGTTTGTGTCGTTTCTCTGTTTCATCTGCTGGATCATCTATTTGGCGAATACTGGCGGCCATAGCCTGTTTTTCACTCTGGTTCGAAGCTTCCCATACGGAGATAAAGTGGGGCATTTTGGCTTGTTTGGTATGCTTACTTTGCTGGCGAATATGGCAACAAAAAACGCGATGTTTACCCTTGCCAACATGCGATGCCTTTGGGCATCTGCTGTCATCGTTGTTTTAGTGACCTTGGAGGAGTTAAGCCAACACTTTTTATCTCATCGAAACCTGGATCTTTATGATTGGCTGGCGGATATGGCGGGGATCAGCTGTTTCTCGTTGTTGAATCTCTATGTGGCAAATAAGTTTCGCTGTGGAAAAGATGTCAACTCGACAAAGTTGAATAGGGAGTAG
- a CDS encoding GGDEF domain-containing protein: MLRYLLTMLTLLIAVVSSATYATDAKPDIEQLKLLVETDPQLAIQQADAYLARPLDDETRLQVLAKQCIAFMVMSNYDRVTAIYQSAELDIQKPGNESYHVQIESCYARSLERRGKIEQALSIYNKLISIAEQHDLKLQSAWVYSSRGQLFSYQGKYAKSIEDVARAFELFEQSGEDDKHFRLQLMNAMGNTYGYMKQYDRALQYYHLVDEELSQQGDIIGQSIAVYNIANTLVNMDRLEQALTFANKARALSVKGDDKLGVAYADMQIAKIESKQGDFEAALQAATSAHEVFLEYDDTEGIAKSLLNKAQYLHGMERTKEAIPFAQQAAEIYTRNNTLSGQEVSYELLAELAYNEQAYRDAYLHLKKRFELNEMIFDKDLNREVAAMEAKFNAQIQVQQNQLLQAQNEVKEAKLEQAAAHREQFRLLILALLIIATILTWQLVINRRARKLQALAARTDELTGIANRRHILELLQQEWERAVRYHETFTVVLLDVDHFKAINDKYGHSMGDKVLKAIASQLIASARVVDHVARYGGEEFIILLPKVDKRQAQGLVERVRHAIESIHIELLNETITASLGYADFDGKESLESLLSNADKAMYIAKAKGRNQSVASSTD; the protein is encoded by the coding sequence ATGCTTCGATACCTGCTCACCATGCTAACGCTACTGATTGCCGTGGTCAGCAGTGCGACCTACGCAACGGATGCAAAACCAGATATTGAGCAGCTGAAACTGCTTGTCGAAACCGATCCGCAATTAGCGATACAACAAGCTGACGCCTATCTGGCACGGCCTTTAGATGACGAAACTCGTCTACAAGTGCTGGCCAAACAGTGCATTGCCTTCATGGTAATGAGTAATTACGACCGTGTGACAGCTATCTACCAAAGCGCTGAACTGGATATCCAAAAGCCTGGTAACGAAAGCTATCACGTACAGATCGAAAGCTGCTACGCACGATCATTAGAAAGACGAGGAAAGATCGAGCAGGCGCTATCTATCTACAACAAACTCATATCGATTGCCGAACAACACGATTTAAAGCTGCAAAGTGCGTGGGTTTACTCCTCCCGAGGGCAACTTTTCAGTTATCAGGGGAAATACGCAAAAAGTATTGAAGATGTCGCCCGCGCCTTTGAGCTGTTTGAACAAAGTGGCGAAGACGATAAGCACTTTCGCCTGCAACTGATGAACGCCATGGGTAACACCTATGGCTATATGAAGCAATACGATCGAGCGCTGCAATACTACCATCTGGTTGATGAAGAACTGAGCCAGCAAGGTGACATCATTGGGCAGTCCATCGCCGTTTATAATATTGCCAACACCCTCGTCAACATGGATCGCTTAGAGCAAGCGCTGACATTCGCCAACAAAGCTCGTGCCTTGTCAGTTAAAGGAGATGACAAGCTCGGCGTCGCTTACGCAGATATGCAGATCGCCAAAATTGAATCTAAGCAAGGGGACTTTGAAGCCGCCCTGCAAGCCGCGACGTCAGCACATGAGGTGTTTCTTGAATATGACGATACAGAAGGGATCGCAAAGTCCTTATTAAATAAAGCGCAATACCTTCACGGCATGGAGAGAACAAAAGAGGCGATCCCTTTCGCCCAACAAGCCGCAGAGATCTATACACGGAACAATACCCTATCAGGACAAGAGGTCAGTTATGAATTACTGGCTGAACTAGCCTACAACGAGCAAGCCTACCGCGACGCCTACTTACATTTGAAAAAGCGTTTCGAACTAAACGAAATGATTTTTGATAAAGATCTGAACCGTGAAGTCGCCGCCATGGAAGCCAAATTTAACGCACAGATCCAAGTTCAACAGAACCAACTGCTTCAAGCTCAAAATGAAGTTAAAGAAGCGAAGTTGGAGCAAGCAGCCGCCCATAGAGAGCAGTTCAGATTACTTATCCTCGCCCTGCTTATTATCGCTACTATTTTAACCTGGCAGCTCGTCATTAACCGTCGAGCAAGAAAGCTGCAAGCTCTGGCAGCACGCACAGATGAATTAACTGGCATTGCCAATCGCCGGCATATTCTGGAGTTACTTCAGCAGGAATGGGAGCGTGCTGTACGCTACCATGAAACATTCACTGTCGTACTGCTCGACGTCGATCACTTCAAAGCCATCAATGACAAATATGGTCATAGCATGGGCGACAAAGTCCTTAAAGCCATAGCCAGTCAACTGATTGCCAGCGCCCGAGTTGTTGATCATGTCGCTCGCTATGGAGGAGAAGAGTTTATTATCCTTTTGCCGAAAGTCGATAAGCGGCAAGCTCAAGGATTAGTAGAAAGGGTCAGGCACGCTATCGAGTCTATTCATATCGAACTATTAAATGAAACCATTACCGCATCCTTAGGTTATGCGGATTTTGATGGGAAAGAATCACTGGAAAGTCTGTTAAGCAATGCCGACAAAGCGATGTATATCGCCAAAGCTAAGGGACGTAACCAGTCTGTCGCCTCCAGCACAGATTAA